The proteins below are encoded in one region of Acidimicrobiales bacterium:
- a CDS encoding LLM class flavin-dependent oxidoreductase: MEFGIFNSLYLPHQLTDKDPKNAEHRRLMDEVEYVKAADRSGFKYTWATEHHFLREYSHMSANEAFLAHVAAVTERIHLGTGIFNITPPVNHPARVAERVAMIDHLSGGRFEFGTGRGSSTTEQRGFGILDPDLTKEMFDEVIPQFKHMWRDGEYSHEGRFFSMPPRHVLPKPYTKPHPPMWVAAGNPSTFEKAARMGLGVLCFAMGSPDSLAPLIEIYKKTIQQADPVGEYVNDNVMVTSQMLCLEDGRRARDIACNMDSSYQTSLVFHYLDTFPKPAGVPEWPDLIPEPTPEGLDRQIERGLVCVGTPDEVKRSVKGYADIGADQLVFGMLSTTMPIEVCTEALETFGRHVIPEYDKDPVHSTTRQREAQLPATQLPDSEGGIPPLRV; encoded by the coding sequence CCGCTCCGGTTTCAAGTACACCTGGGCGACCGAGCACCACTTCCTCAGGGAGTACTCGCACATGTCGGCCAACGAGGCGTTCCTGGCCCACGTGGCTGCGGTCACCGAGCGGATCCACCTCGGCACGGGCATCTTCAACATCACCCCACCCGTGAACCACCCTGCCCGGGTGGCCGAGCGGGTGGCCATGATCGACCACCTGAGCGGCGGCCGGTTCGAGTTCGGCACCGGGCGGGGTTCGTCCACGACCGAACAACGGGGCTTCGGCATCCTCGATCCCGATCTGACCAAGGAGATGTTCGACGAGGTCATCCCCCAGTTCAAGCACATGTGGCGCGACGGCGAGTACAGCCACGAGGGACGGTTCTTCTCGATGCCTCCTCGTCACGTGCTCCCCAAGCCCTACACCAAGCCCCACCCTCCGATGTGGGTGGCGGCCGGGAACCCGAGCACCTTCGAGAAGGCGGCGCGGATGGGGCTCGGTGTCCTGTGCTTCGCCATGGGATCGCCCGACTCGCTGGCGCCGCTCATCGAGATCTACAAGAAGACCATCCAGCAGGCCGATCCGGTCGGCGAGTACGTCAACGACAACGTCATGGTCACCAGCCAGATGCTGTGCCTGGAGGACGGGCGCAGGGCGCGCGACATCGCCTGCAACATGGACTCCAGCTACCAGACGAGTCTCGTCTTCCACTATCTCGACACCTTCCCGAAGCCTGCTGGCGTCCCCGAGTGGCCCGACCTGATCCCCGAGCCCACCCCCGAGGGGCTCGACCGTCAGATCGAGCGGGGGCTGGTCTGCGTCGGCACTCCGGACGAGGTGAAGCGGTCGGTCAAGGGGTATGCCGACATCGGGGCCGACCAGCTGGTGTTCGGGATGCTTTCGACAACCATGCCCATCGAGGTCTGCACCGAGGCGCTGGAGACGTTCGGACGCCACGTCATCCCCGAGTACGACAAGGACCCGGTGCACAGCACGACCCGCCAGCGCGAGGCGCAGCTGCCGGCGACCCAGCTGCCCGACTCCGAGGGCGGCATCCCGCCGCTGCGCGTCTAG